Below is a genomic region from Elusimicrobiota bacterium.
TCCCGACATTCAGCGCGTCCTGCTTTCGGAGCGGGTTCTCCGACAACGGGTTCGGGAACTCGGCCGCCGCATTTCCCGGGACTACGCCGGGCGGGACATCCTGGTCGTGGCCGTCCTCCGGGGCGGCGTGATCTTTTTGGCGGATTTGATTCGGACCTTGTCGGTGCCCTGCGCCCTGGATTTTATGGCGGTCAGTTCCTACGAAGGGACGATGTCCACCGGGGCCGCCCGATTGACGTTGGATTTAAAGAAAAACCCCGAGGGAAAGCACATTCTTCTGGTGGAAGACGTGGCCGACACGGGATTGACCCTGGCCCGCCTTCGGCGAATTTTGAAAGCCCGGCGCGTGGCTTCCCTTCGAACCTGCGCGTTGCTCGATAAGCCCTCCGGGCGGCGGGTGCCCTTGAAATTGGATTACGTGGGCTTCCGGCTTCCCCCCGGGTTTGTCGTCGGTTACGGTTTGGATTACGAGGAAAAGTACCGAAATCTGCCCTACGTGGGGCTGTTGAAACCGAGCGTTTACGAGCGAAAGGCGACCTCCAAATGAAAGGCAACGGCCGAAACCTGATCCTCTGGCTCCTGATTTTCTCCGGGGTCCTCTTTTTTATTCAAAGTCTCCGCACCGCCCGGGTGGGGGAACAGGAAATTGATTATTCCGCCTTCAAACGTGAACTGAAGGAAGGGCGGGTCATCGAAGTCCGCGTCGGCCCCAGCCTCCTGCGGGGGCGGATCAAATCCGCCGATGGGAAAGTCGCCCCCTTTCGCACCGTGCCCTTGACCGATCCGACCCTCGTGGCCGAAATGCAGAACAATAACGTGAAATTTTCCGGCGAAGCCGAGCGGGGGTGGTTGAACTCGATCTTGGTCAACCTCCTTTGGATCGGCATTTTCTTCTTCCTTTGGTGGTTCGTCATCATCCGTCAGATGCAGGGCGGCGGCAAGCAGGCCATGGCCTTCGGCCGCTCCAAAGCCAAACTGCAGTCGGGCAAGAAGCAAAAAGTCACCTTCGGCGATGTGGCCGGGTGCGATGAGGCCAAGGAAGAACTCGAAGAAATTATCGAGTTCCTGAAGGACCCCGCCAAATTCCAGAAACTCGGCGGAAAAATCCCCAAGGGCGTCCTGTTGTTCGGCGCGCCCGGCACGGGCAAGACCCTCCTGGCCAAGGCCGTGGCGGGGGAAGCCGGGGTTCCCTTTTTCTCCAGCTCCGGGTCGGATTTCGTTGAAATGTTCGTGGGCGTGGGCGCCAGCCGCGTGCGGGACCTCTTTGAACAGGGGCGGAAGAACGCCCCCTGCCTCCTATTCGTCGACGAAATCGACGCCGTGGGCCGCCAGCGGTTCGCCGGGATCGGCGGCGGCCACGACGAGCGGGAACAAACGCTGAATCAGTTGTTGGTGGAGATGGACGGCTTCGACACCAAGGAAGGCGTTATTTTGATCGCCGCCACCAACCGGCCCGATGTGCTGGACCCGGCGCTCCTTCGCCCGGGCCGCTTCGACCGGCAAATCTCCGTTCCCATGCCGGACCTCAAGGGTCGGGAGCAAATCCTGAAGGTTCACGCCAAGGGCGTCAAACTGGCCCCAACCGTGGATCTGTCGGTCATCGCCCGGCGCACCCCCGGTTTCGTCGGGGCGGACTTGGCGAATTTGGTCAACGAAGGCGCCCTCCTGGCCGCCCGGCGGAGCAAATCCTGGGTGGACATGAAGGAATTGGAAGAAGCCATCGACCGCGTCATCGCGGGCCCCGAACGCAAAAGCCGCATGATGAGCGAGAAAGAAAAGCTCGTCATCGCCTACCACGAATCGGGGCACACCCTGGTGGCCAAAAAACTTCCCACCTCGGACCCCGTGCACAAAGTCTCCATTATTCCCCGGGGACCGGCCCTGGGCTACACGCTTCAATTGCCGACGGAAGATCGTTATCTGACCACCCGGTCCGAAATTCTCAACCGCCTTTGCGTTCTTTTGGGCGGACGCATGGCCGAGCAGCTCATTTTCGACGAAGTCACGACCGGCGCCCAGGACGACCTGTCCAAGGCCACTCAAATCGCCCACAAGATGGTCTGCGAATACGGAATGTCGGACCGCCTGGGCCCCATCACCTACCGGAAAAAATCCGAAGAACTCTTCCTGGGTCGGGAACTGGGGGAAGGACAGAATTATTCCGATCAAACGGCCCAAGTGATCGACGAGGAGGTCAAACGCCTCATCGCCGACTCCCAGGAGCGCGTGAAAAAAATCCTGGTGGAGAACCGCGGCGTTTTGGAGTCCCTGGCCAAAACGCTCGTGGAAAAAGAAGTTTTGAATGGGGAAGAAATTTCCGCCCTGGTGGAGGGCCGCCCCCTGCCGACGCCCACGCCCCCCGAAGCCGGATCCCCGCCCCGGGCCACAGAAGGCGGCGCCGGGGCCACTTTTTCCCCGGCCCCAAGCCCGGCTTAAAACCCCAATTCTTTTTTTCCCGTAACTGAAGGACCGTCCGGCAATCCGGACGGTCCTTCTTGTTTAATATCTTTGGTAATCAACGTTTTAAGTGTTTGAAAATCCCGATTTTTGGAGTTAGGCTTAAAGGGTGAAAAAGCTCATTGGGGCCCGGGGCGTGGGATTCACGCTCATCGAATTGATGCTCGTGGTGGCCATCATCGGCCTGCTGGCCGCGATCGCCATCCCCAAGTTCGCCAATCTCGTGGTCAAAGCCAAGGAGGCCTCCATCAAGGGGAAGTTGGGCTCTCTACGGAGCGCCATTTCGCTCTATTACGCCGATAACGAAGGATATTACGCTCCGAGTATTGTTGGTTTGACGGCGAATCAATCCCCCCTCATTCCAAAGTATCTCGATCAAATTCCGTACATCGAGATTCCCACCTTTCCGTCTCATGTGCGGGGCAATATTCAGACGGCCGAAATTGCCGGCCTTCCACTCGTTACCGATTTCTCCTTGCCGACCCCGGCCAGCGCACAGGCGTGGGCCTACGGAAGCGCCATTGGTCGGGTGTTGGTCGGTTGCAACCACACCGATTCCAACGGAACCACCTGGAGCCTCTGGTGAGGGCCCGACCATCGCTTTGCACGGGATTTACGTTGATCGAACTGATGCTCGTGGTGGCCATCATCGGCCTCCTGTCGGCCATCGCCATCCCCAAGTTCGGGGCCCTGGTCAATAAGGCGAAAGAAGCGGAACTTCGCGGGAGAGTCGGAGGGATTCGAAGCGCGCTGTCCTTGTATTACGTCGACAACGAGGCCATCTATCCGACGGTCGATTTTATTTTGTCCATTCCGATATTGGGATTTCCCACTTTGGAAGGCACTCTTAAACCGAAGTATATAGAAGACAATGTGAGTTTCTTGTTCGGGGTTCCCGGCATTCACGGGAATGGCTCGACGAACATCGAAATCGTCAATCCCTGGTCGCCCGACGGTCCCGGCCCCGTGGCCGACACCGGGGCCATCTACTGGCGCGCCAATGCCAATTCCGCAACGGGCCGTCCCGCCACCCAAGCTTTGTTGCGCGTGGCCTGTTCGCATACCGATTCGAGGGGAACGACCTGGAGTCGCTGGTAGTCCCGCCCTCCCGCGAAAACTGTTAACCTTTTCCCAAGGTTTCCCCGGAACCCGCCCCCATGAATTCCCTCCTCACGCGCGCCGGCACGTTGGATTTTTCCCAGGGCCCCTTGCTCATGGGCATCATCAACGTCACGCCGGATTCCTTTTCCGACGGCGGCCAATGCCTCCGGCCCGAGGACGCCCTCGACCGGGCGGAAACTCTGGTGGAAGAAGGCGCGGCCCTTTTGGACGTGGGAGGGGAATCGACCCGCCCCGGCGCCGCTCCGGTGTCGGTGGAGGAAGAATTGAGCCGCGTTCGGCCCGTGGTGGAACGATTGGCCCAGCGCCTGCCCCGCGTTCCCATTTCCGTGGACACGAGCAAGGCGGCCGTGGCCCGGGCGTGCCTGGAAGGCGGAGCCTCCCTCATCAACGACGTCACCGCCCTCGAAGATCCGGCCATGCCGTCGGTTCTTCGGGAGCACGGCGTACCCGTCGTCCTCATGCACATGCGGGGCAACCCCCGCACCATGCAAACCAATCCCATTTACACCGACGTGGTGCAAGACCTCTTGGCCTTTTTCCGGGAGCGGATTGCCTTTGCCGAGAAATCCGGCTTGGCCCGGAACCACCTCCTGATCGATCCCGGGTTCGGCTTCGGCAAAACCACCGCTCACAATCTCCAATTGCTCGGAAAACTTTCCCTTTTCCGGGACCTGGGTCTTCCGGTGGTGGCGGGCCTCTCCCGGAAATCCTTCATCGGCCGGTTGCTCGGCGGGGAGGAAACGCCGCTTCCTCCCGCCGACCGGGAAGCCGGTTCCCTGGCCGCCAATCTTCGCGCCGCCCAAGAGGGGGCCGCCATTCTCCGCGTTCACAACGTGAAAGACGCGGCCAGGGCCTTGCAACTGTTCAAGGCCCTTCGTTGACCGATCGGGTTTCGAGCCGCGGCCGCTGGTTCTATCCCGTCCTCGGGGGCCTCCTCGCCTTCATCGGTTTTGCCGCCGGAGTGATCGCCTACGGATTAAACGATGATTTGTTCCCGGCGGATCTGATTGTCGTGCTTGGCAACACCGTCCAACCCGATGGAACCCCCAGTCCCCGCCTGAAGGCCCGGCTGGATCGGGCGGCGGAGTTGTTCCGAACGACGAATGCACCGCTTATTTTGGTCAGCGGCGGAGTTGGAAAAGAAGGTTTTAACGAATCGGCCGTCATGGCCGATTACTTGGCAACGAAGGGCATTCCAGCCGCGGCCCTGCTTCGGGATCCCGGGGGCATCAACACCCGGGCCACCGCCCAAAACACCGCCATCGTTCTACAGAACCGTCATCGGGATTCCGCTCTTGTGGTCTCCCAATATTTCCACGTCGCCCGTTCCGTTTGGCCCCTGCGACAAGCGGGCGTTCGGCGGGTCGGCCACGCCCACGCCTTTTATTATGAATGGCGCGATTTCTATTCCATCTCAAGAGAAATTATCGCTTTGCTGGCGACTGCTTTCGACCTTCACTGATCCGCCTTGGCCTGTCAAATTAAGGAAATCCCCGCCTCGTCGGCCTTAGGCCGGAACAATTCGCCCGCTGGCGTCGGCCCGCTTTTAGGCGGATCCTTGCATTTCCGATTTTAAGGGCTAAAATTTAATATGCCTCCCCTGGACCGCCCAAAAAAGCTGGAGTCCAATGGTTTCACCCTTATTGAACTAATGCTGGTGGTGGCCATTATCGGAGTGCTGGCGGCGATCGCCCTCCCCAAATTCTCCAATTTAGTCGACAAAGCACGGGACGCCGTGGTTCGCGGACAAACCGGCACTATCCGCTCCGCGGTGGGCATTTACTATGCCGACAACGCCGGCATGTATCCCCTCAACCCTTCGGCGCTTTTCACCGACCTGCAAAACAACCCTTTTGTCTACTCGGGCGGCAAATACCTTGAAACCAGGCCGACGATTTATAAATTCGCCGCCCACCCCAACGGGGCCAACCCGCCCAACGGGCCCGGCATGGTGTGTTGCAGCGTCGGCCCCAACGATCCGGACGCGACGGCCGATGCGTTGATGTTGGTATTTGCCGCGGGCCTATGGCACATGAACATGAACACGGGGAAAGTCACCCTCAATTGCTCCCACACCGACACCTCCGGACGAACCTGGAGCTTTTTTTAACGGGCGTCGGCTCTCACAACTTTCCCTCCCGAAGTCGATCAACTGATAAAATCCTCCTTCATGCCCAAGACCTATCAATCGGATTTCCTCGTCGTGGGGTCCGGCATCGCCGGATTGTCCCTGGCCCTCAAGGCGGCGGAGCTCGGCCGGGTCCACCTGGTGACCAAACGCGCCATCCAAGACTCCGCCACGGACTACGCCCAGGGCGGCCTGGCGGCGGTCATTTCCGAAAAGGATTCGTTCGACGACCACGTGAAGGACACCCTGTCGGCGGGGGCGGGACTCTGCGACCCCGCCGTGGTCCGCCGGGTGGTCACCGAAGCCCCCGATCGATTGAAAGATTTGGTCCGCTGGGGCGTCCGTTTTTCCTCCGCCCCCAGCCTCGACCCCAACGAACAGCGATTCGAGTTGGGGCTGGAGGGGGGACATTCCCAACGGCGCATCCTCCACGTCGGGGATTACACCGGCCACGCCGTGGAGCAGGTGCTGGTGGACCGGGTCCGGGCCCATCCGCGGATCAAAGTTTTTGAACATCATTTTGCGGTGGACCTTATCACCCGCCGACGTTTGGGCCTTCGAAACGGTCCCAACGCCTGCGCCGGCGCCTACGTGCTGGACGTTGATTCGGGGGTGGTCCACACCTTCGCGGCCAAGGCCACGGCCCTCTGCACCGGCGGCGCGGGCAAGGTGTATCTTTACACCTCCAACCCCGACGTGGCCACGGGCGACGGCATGGCCATGGCCTACCGGGCCGGGGCCGTCCTGGCCAACATGGAATTCGTTCAGTTTCACCCCACCTGCCTCTACCACCCCAAAGCCAAAAACTTTTTGATCTCCGAAGCCCTCCGGGGCGAAGGCGCGGTTCTCAAAAACCGCGCCGGGGAGCGTTTCGTCAAGAAATACGACCGCCGGGCGGAGCTGGCCCCCCGGGACGCCGTGGCCCGGGCCATCGACGCCGAGCTTAAACGCACCGGGGACGAATGCGTTTTCTTGGACATCTCCCATCGGGGCGCCGAATACGTCCGGCGCCGTTTCCCGAAAATTTACGAACGCTGCCTGCAGTTCGGCATCGACATCACGGCCCAGCCCATCCCGGTGGTCCCCGCCGCCCACTATTATTGCGGCGGCGTGCGGACCGACGTTCACGGGCAAACCTCGTTGGCCCGACTGGCCGCGGTGGGCGAGGTGGCCTGCACGGGCCTCCACGGGGCGAACCGCCTGGCGTCCAATTCCCTGCCGGAGGCCATGGTCTTTGCCGACGCCGTGGCCGACTCCTGGAAAGGCCTGGCCGACGCCGACTTCGTGGTCCCCCCCGCCCGGGTTCCCCGGTGGAACCCCGGCAAGGCCCGCAACCCGGACGAACTGGTGGTCATCAGCCAGGTGTGGGAGGAGATCCGCCGCTTTATGTGGAATTACGTGGGAATCGCCCGCACCAACAAACGGTTGGAACGGGCCCGCCGCCGAATTGAAATGCTCCAGAGGGAAATCCAGGAACAATACTGGGATTTCCTTCTCACCCCGGATCTGTTGGAACTTCGGAACATCGCGGCCGTGGCGGAATTGGTCATTCAGGGCGCCTTGTTTCGGCGCGAATCCCGGGGTCTTCATTACACGGCGGATTATCCCAAAACGCTCAAAACCGCCCGGGGCACGCTGTTGGCGCGGGGACCGGACGGACGTCCCCGGGCCCGGGCCGGTTCGCCGGTGGGGGGCGGATCGTGACCGACGACGTGATTAAAATCCGGGGCGCCCGGGAACACAACCTCAAAAACCTGACCCTGGAGATCCCGCGGAATAAAATGGTGGTCGTGACGGGGCTTTCGGGATCCGGCAAAAGCTCTTTGGCCTTCAACACCATTTACGCCGAGGGTCAGCGGCGCTACGTGGAAAGCCTGTCGGCCTACGCCCGGCAATTCCTGGAGCTCATGGAAAAACCCGATGTGGATTTAATCGAGGGCCTCTCCCCCGCCATCGCCATCGAACAGCGGACGCCCTCCCACAACCCCCGGTCCACCGTGGGGACCGTGACCGAAATTTACGATTACCTGCGCCTGCTCTACGCCCGGGTCGGCACGCCCCATTGCCCCGACTGCGGCCGGGAAATCGAACCCCGCTCCGCCACCCAAATCATCGGGGACATCCTGAAGGAATTCGACGGTCAAAACGTCCAGATCCTGGCCCCCCTGGTCCGCGGGCGAACGGGCACCTACGAGGCGCTTTTCGATAAATTAAAAAAATCCGGATTCGCCCGGGTTCGGGTGAACGGCGACGTTCGGGATTTGGAAAAAAAGATCCCCCTGGACCGCTACAAGAAACACACCATCGACGCCGTGGTGGACCGCCTGGCGGTCTCCGCCGCGGGCCGAACCCGGCTGGCCGATTCCGTGGAAACCGCCCTGCGGGAATCGCGCGGTCTGCTGGTCGTCGCGCCGGCCGAAGGCAAGGGGGGGGACCGCCTTTTCTCCGAGCACCACGCCTGCCCCCACTGCGGCACCAGCCTGCCCGAGATCGAACCCCGCCTCTTCTCCTTCAACAGCCCCTACGGCGCCTGCGCCAACTGCGACGGGTTGGGGGTCAAGCTGGAGGTGGCCGAAGACCTGGTTGTGACCGACGAAAATCTTTCCATCGCCGACGGGGCCCTGTCGGCCTGGTCGGACCCGGTCACCACCCGGACCAATCGATGGAAAAAATCCTGGTCGGGCTATTACATGGAAATCCTGGAGGAGGTCTGCCAACGAAATAAAATCCCCCTGGACAAACCCTGGCGGTCCCTCCCCCCGGCCCAACGGAAATCCCTTCTCCACGGCGGCATGGATCACAAATCCCCCTGGGGAAAGAACGTCAAGGAATTCGAGGGCGTCATCGGCAATCTGGAACGCCGCTACAAGGAATCGGAATCCGCCTTCGTCAAAGAGGAAATCCAGGCGCGCTTCATGCGCAGCCGCCTCTGCCCCGACTGCAAAGGCGCCCGCCTCAAGCCCGAGGCCCTGGCCGTGACCGTGGGGGGGAAATCCATCGCCCAGGCCACGCGGTTGTCGGTTCAAGAAGCCCACGCTTTTTTCAACGCATTGCCCCTGTCCGAAAAATCCCAATTCGTCGCCCGGCAAGTGTTGAAGGAAATTCGCTCCCGCCTGGCGTTTCTGGTGGACGTAGGTCTGGAATACGTCAATTTGGACCGGGAATCGGCCACCCTGGCAGGGGGCGAGGCCCAACGGATTCATTTGGCCACCCAGATCGGTTCGGGCCTGGTGGGCGTGTTGTATGTGTTGGACGAACCCACCATCGGCCTCCATCCCCGGGACAACGCCCGCCTTTTAACGACCTTAAACCGGCTGCGGGACATCGGCAACACCCTGGTCATCGTGGAGCACGACGAGGAAACCATCCGCGCCGCCGATTGGGTGATCGACTTGGGTCCCGGGGCGGGCGTTCACGGGGGTCAAATCATCGCCCAAGGCACCGTCAAAGACCTTCTCAAAGAACCCAAATCGTTGACCGGGGCCTATTTGCGTGGGGAGCGGGGCATCGCCCTGCCCGCGGAACGACGGCGGCCCGGCGAAAAATTCCTGGAGATCAAGGGCGCTTCGCAATTCAATTTAAAAAACATCGATGTCAAAATTCCCCTGGGGCTCTTCGTGGCGGTCACGGGTGTGTCGGGTTCCGGTAAATCCACCTTGGTGAACGAAATCCTGCACAAGGCCCTGGCCAAGAAACTCCACCACGCCAAGGAGGAGCCGGGCCGCCACCGAACTTTGTCGGGGGTGGAAAATGTGGACAAGGTCGTGGACGTGGATCAAACCCCCATCGGCCGCACCCCCCGGTCCAACGCCGCCACCTACACCGGGGCCTTCGGACCCATTCGCGATCTTTACGCTCAATTGCCGGAGGCCCGACGCCGGGGCTACAAACCGGGGCGGTTCTCTTTTAACGTCAAAGGCGGCCGGTGCGAGAACTGCGAAGGGGACGGCACGCTTAAAATTTCCATGCAGTTCCTGCCGGACGTATACGTCAAATGCGACGTTTGCGCCGGGCAACGCTTTAACGCGGAGACCTTGGAAATCAAATACAAAGGCAAATCCATCGCCGACGTGCTGGCCATGCCCGCCGAGGAAGCCGCGGTGTTCTTCGAAAACATTCCCACGGTGGCCCGCGTGCTGCAAACGTTGGTGGACGTGGGCATGGGCTACGCCGCCATCGGGCAACCCGCCACGACGTTGTCGGGCGGCGAAGCCCAACGGGTGAAGCTCGCGTCGGAATTGTGCCGCCGGCCCACGGGGCACACGCTTTATATTTTGGACGAACCCACCACCGGGCTCCACTTCGCGGACGTGGAAAAACTGTTGGGCGTTCTTCAGCGGTTGGTGGAAGGCGGCAACACGGTGTTGGTCATCGAACACAATTTGGACGTGGTCAAAACGGCGGATTGGATTTTGGACCTGGGGCCGGAAGGCGGCGCGGGCGGCGGGCGCGTCGTGGCCGAAGGAACGCCCGAAACCGTGGCGGCCGCGGCCGGTTCCCACACCGGCCACCACCTCCGACCGCTTTTGAAATAACGGGGCCGCGATCCCGCGCGCCGATTTCGGGCGCCTCGTCCGAAGCGAATTTGTTTTTTCCGACGAGGAAGTCGTACCGCCGCGGATTGTCAAGCCCGGCGCGGACCGCGCAAAAAAAATATTTTTCCGTCGTTGAACGGCGTGTTTTGACGTTCAGGCTCTTCTTTCCCGTCGGAAATATTGTTTTGTAAATTTTTTTTCGCCCGCTTGACAACGTTGGCCCGCTTCATTAAGATAGGCGCGCTTCAGTTATTCACAGCCCTTTTCCATACCCAAAAATCACGAGCAACTTCGATTCGGACATGGGCTTGCCGTTGCTACGCCGCGGCAAAAGATAGCACTATTTAACAAAATATAAGTTATTAAGATAATCCACAGTTACTATCAGACCGTGTGTATAAGTCTGTGGATAAGTGGAGATTTTCATTGATTTTGAGTGAAACAGCCGAGTCTATTTG
It encodes:
- a CDS encoding YdcF family protein, whose product is MGFAAGVIAYGLNDDLFPADLIVVLGNTVQPDGTPSPRLKARLDRAAELFRTTNAPLILVSGGVGKEGFNESAVMADYLATKGIPAAALLRDPGGINTRATAQNTAIVLQNRHRDSALVVSQYFHVARSVWPLRQAGVRRVGHAHAFYYEWRDFYSISREIIALLATAFDLH
- the ftsH gene encoding ATP-dependent zinc metalloprotease FtsH, producing the protein MKGNGRNLILWLLIFSGVLFFIQSLRTARVGEQEIDYSAFKRELKEGRVIEVRVGPSLLRGRIKSADGKVAPFRTVPLTDPTLVAEMQNNNVKFSGEAERGWLNSILVNLLWIGIFFFLWWFVIIRQMQGGGKQAMAFGRSKAKLQSGKKQKVTFGDVAGCDEAKEELEEIIEFLKDPAKFQKLGGKIPKGVLLFGAPGTGKTLLAKAVAGEAGVPFFSSSGSDFVEMFVGVGASRVRDLFEQGRKNAPCLLFVDEIDAVGRQRFAGIGGGHDEREQTLNQLLVEMDGFDTKEGVILIAATNRPDVLDPALLRPGRFDRQISVPMPDLKGREQILKVHAKGVKLAPTVDLSVIARRTPGFVGADLANLVNEGALLAARRSKSWVDMKELEEAIDRVIAGPERKSRMMSEKEKLVIAYHESGHTLVAKKLPTSDPVHKVSIIPRGPALGYTLQLPTEDRYLTTRSEILNRLCVLLGGRMAEQLIFDEVTTGAQDDLSKATQIAHKMVCEYGMSDRLGPITYRKKSEELFLGRELGEGQNYSDQTAQVIDEEVKRLIADSQERVKKILVENRGVLESLAKTLVEKEVLNGEEISALVEGRPLPTPTPPEAGSPPRATEGGAGATFSPAPSPA
- the uvrA gene encoding excinuclease ABC subunit UvrA, which translates into the protein MIKIRGAREHNLKNLTLEIPRNKMVVVTGLSGSGKSSLAFNTIYAEGQRRYVESLSAYARQFLELMEKPDVDLIEGLSPAIAIEQRTPSHNPRSTVGTVTEIYDYLRLLYARVGTPHCPDCGREIEPRSATQIIGDILKEFDGQNVQILAPLVRGRTGTYEALFDKLKKSGFARVRVNGDVRDLEKKIPLDRYKKHTIDAVVDRLAVSAAGRTRLADSVETALRESRGLLVVAPAEGKGGDRLFSEHHACPHCGTSLPEIEPRLFSFNSPYGACANCDGLGVKLEVAEDLVVTDENLSIADGALSAWSDPVTTRTNRWKKSWSGYYMEILEEVCQRNKIPLDKPWRSLPPAQRKSLLHGGMDHKSPWGKNVKEFEGVIGNLERRYKESESAFVKEEIQARFMRSRLCPDCKGARLKPEALAVTVGGKSIAQATRLSVQEAHAFFNALPLSEKSQFVARQVLKEIRSRLAFLVDVGLEYVNLDRESATLAGGEAQRIHLATQIGSGLVGVLYVLDEPTIGLHPRDNARLLTTLNRLRDIGNTLVIVEHDEETIRAADWVIDLGPGAGVHGGQIIAQGTVKDLLKEPKSLTGAYLRGERGIALPAERRRPGEKFLEIKGASQFNLKNIDVKIPLGLFVAVTGVSGSGKSTLVNEILHKALAKKLHHAKEEPGRHRTLSGVENVDKVVDVDQTPIGRTPRSNAATYTGAFGPIRDLYAQLPEARRRGYKPGRFSFNVKGGRCENCEGDGTLKISMQFLPDVYVKCDVCAGQRFNAETLEIKYKGKSIADVLAMPAEEAAVFFENIPTVARVLQTLVDVGMGYAAIGQPATTLSGGEAQRVKLASELCRRPTGHTLYILDEPTTGLHFADVEKLLGVLQRLVEGGNTVLVIEHNLDVVKTADWILDLGPEGGAGGGRVVAEGTPETVAAAAGSHTGHHLRPLLK
- the hpt gene encoding hypoxanthine phosphoribosyltransferase, which gives rise to MARHPDIQRVLLSERVLRQRVRELGRRISRDYAGRDILVVAVLRGGVIFLADLIRTLSVPCALDFMAVSSYEGTMSTGAARLTLDLKKNPEGKHILLVEDVADTGLTLARLRRILKARRVASLRTCALLDKPSGRRVPLKLDYVGFRLPPGFVVGYGLDYEEKYRNLPYVGLLKPSVYERKATSK
- a CDS encoding type II secretion system protein, whose amino-acid sequence is MLVVAIIGLLSAIAIPKFGALVNKAKEAELRGRVGGIRSALSLYYVDNEAIYPTVDFILSIPILGFPTLEGTLKPKYIEDNVSFLFGVPGIHGNGSTNIEIVNPWSPDGPGPVADTGAIYWRANANSATGRPATQALLRVACSHTDSRGTTWSRW
- the nadB gene encoding L-aspartate oxidase, whose amino-acid sequence is MPKTYQSDFLVVGSGIAGLSLALKAAELGRVHLVTKRAIQDSATDYAQGGLAAVISEKDSFDDHVKDTLSAGAGLCDPAVVRRVVTEAPDRLKDLVRWGVRFSSAPSLDPNEQRFELGLEGGHSQRRILHVGDYTGHAVEQVLVDRVRAHPRIKVFEHHFAVDLITRRRLGLRNGPNACAGAYVLDVDSGVVHTFAAKATALCTGGAGKVYLYTSNPDVATGDGMAMAYRAGAVLANMEFVQFHPTCLYHPKAKNFLISEALRGEGAVLKNRAGERFVKKYDRRAELAPRDAVARAIDAELKRTGDECVFLDISHRGAEYVRRRFPKIYERCLQFGIDITAQPIPVVPAAHYYCGGVRTDVHGQTSLARLAAVGEVACTGLHGANRLASNSLPEAMVFADAVADSWKGLADADFVVPPARVPRWNPGKARNPDELVVISQVWEEIRRFMWNYVGIARTNKRLERARRRIEMLQREIQEQYWDFLLTPDLLELRNIAAVAELVIQGALFRRESRGLHYTADYPKTLKTARGTLLARGPDGRPRARAGSPVGGGS
- the folP gene encoding dihydropteroate synthase; the encoded protein is MNSLLTRAGTLDFSQGPLLMGIINVTPDSFSDGGQCLRPEDALDRAETLVEEGAALLDVGGESTRPGAAPVSVEEELSRVRPVVERLAQRLPRVPISVDTSKAAVARACLEGGASLINDVTALEDPAMPSVLREHGVPVVLMHMRGNPRTMQTNPIYTDVVQDLLAFFRERIAFAEKSGLARNHLLIDPGFGFGKTTAHNLQLLGKLSLFRDLGLPVVAGLSRKSFIGRLLGGEETPLPPADREAGSLAANLRAAQEGAAILRVHNVKDAARALQLFKALR
- a CDS encoding prepilin-type N-terminal cleavage/methylation domain-containing protein; its protein translation is MPPLDRPKKLESNGFTLIELMLVVAIIGVLAAIALPKFSNLVDKARDAVVRGQTGTIRSAVGIYYADNAGMYPLNPSALFTDLQNNPFVYSGGKYLETRPTIYKFAAHPNGANPPNGPGMVCCSVGPNDPDATADALMLVFAAGLWHMNMNTGKVTLNCSHTDTSGRTWSFF